In Vibrio lentus, a single genomic region encodes these proteins:
- a CDS encoding M15 family metallopeptidase, whose protein sequence is MNKKTVDKALSQFALSARSESRMIGVHGDLKRVVRRAIELTPFDFGITSGKRTAEEQNALFKKGASQLDGYSKKSRHQTGHAIDFVVYDENNKVTWGFSYYEQVSWAFKQAAQELNVPIVWGGDWVSFKDGPHVELDKRVYA, encoded by the coding sequence ATGAACAAAAAAACCGTGGATAAGGCACTTAGTCAGTTTGCGTTATCAGCAAGAAGTGAGTCACGCATGATTGGGGTTCATGGCGATCTCAAGCGCGTGGTTCGCAGGGCGATAGAGTTAACCCCTTTTGATTTTGGGATTACCTCGGGAAAGCGAACGGCCGAAGAGCAAAACGCCCTCTTCAAAAAAGGCGCCAGCCAATTAGACGGCTACAGCAAAAAAAGCCGGCACCAAACGGGGCATGCCATCGATTTTGTCGTGTATGACGAAAACAACAAAGTCACATGGGGCTTTAGTTATTACGAGCAAGTCAGTTGGGCGTTTAAACAAGCGGCGCAAGAGCTGAATGTCCCTATTGTCTGGGGTGGGGATTGGGTCAGCTTTAAAGACGGGCCTCATGTGGAACTCGATAAACGGGTTTACGCATGA
- a CDS encoding major capsid protein P2: MSVKPIKLNSMVGAAWGQKGTLPIPVGPTYHELVLETNAEAAEIERLSITLNAEEIYVLTGSEILMLERYKQRAHTNGHYVIPFSDITARTKNGVRYTGLVTEAGDNIHLDIQFKAKASGEPLSIQVHAWVTNAQPARILVPMIKRETMPANAAGVNEFTSLVSSPLISLRRAHFMHAGITKLEIERDFVKEYEANKFINNANAKRNERTPQAGYFHFDPIVRGFSIDELFPTQHSSNLKFSVTTSDVAGSIPILVESVKVVRPEMLAGKY; the protein is encoded by the coding sequence ATGTCAGTAAAACCAATCAAACTGAATTCCATGGTCGGGGCCGCTTGGGGACAAAAAGGCACGCTGCCTATTCCTGTTGGGCCGACTTACCATGAGTTAGTGCTAGAGACGAATGCCGAGGCCGCCGAGATTGAACGCTTGTCGATTACGCTGAATGCAGAGGAAATCTATGTCTTAACGGGCAGTGAAATCCTGATGTTAGAGCGCTACAAGCAACGTGCTCATACGAATGGCCATTACGTGATCCCATTCAGTGACATTACCGCTCGCACTAAAAATGGGGTTCGCTACACAGGACTCGTGACGGAGGCGGGCGATAACATTCATTTGGATATTCAGTTCAAAGCGAAAGCCAGCGGTGAGCCATTGTCTATCCAGGTTCATGCTTGGGTCACCAATGCGCAACCTGCCCGTATCTTGGTTCCAATGATAAAGCGTGAAACCATGCCAGCGAACGCCGCAGGGGTAAACGAGTTTACGAGCTTAGTATCAAGTCCGTTAATCAGTTTGCGCCGTGCACACTTTATGCACGCGGGGATCACCAAGCTCGAAATTGAACGTGACTTTGTGAAAGAGTACGAAGCCAACAAGTTCATCAATAATGCGAACGCCAAACGGAACGAACGTACGCCACAAGCGGGCTATTTTCATTTTGATCCGATTGTGCGTGGCTTTTCTATTGATGAGCTCTTCCCAACACAGCACAGCTCTAATCTGAAGTTTTCAGTGACCACGAGTGACGTCGCCGGCTCAATTCCTATTTTGGTTGAATCGGTCAAAGTGGTTCGCCCTGAAATGCTCGCAGGTAAATACTAA